One Macrobrachium rosenbergii isolate ZJJX-2024 chromosome 10, ASM4041242v1, whole genome shotgun sequence DNA window includes the following coding sequences:
- the LOC136842337 gene encoding uncharacterized protein, giving the protein MWFTSLRSRFGRLTAEKSGQGAGRRLTDREKWILNIFHFLKPHIVRQRKPKVLGLPMAACAAATLPAAALPAQVLDLPAHVSSGPTPTPTPSPVDRATTKARKH; this is encoded by the exons atgtggtttacgtccctcaggagtcgttttgggcggcttacggcggagaagagtggccaaggggcgggcagacggctgacggaccgggagaaatggatactcaacattttccacttcctgaagccacacattgtgcgtcaaaggaagccaaaggtgttgggacttcccatg gctgcctgtgctgctgccaccctccctgctgccgccctccctgcccaagttCTGGACCTGCCTGCTCATGTTTCTTCTGGTCCGACACCGACGCCCACGCCCTCTCCGGTTGATCGAGCAACAACCAAGGCTCGGAAACACTaa